Proteins from one Nerophis lumbriciformis linkage group LG16, RoL_Nlum_v2.1, whole genome shotgun sequence genomic window:
- the neurog1 gene encoding neurogenin-1, with the protein MDAHAHVHDIESNSCDFFSLTDDDDDSCASAPPPPPQKKKRRRGRARSAATVHVVKKSRRLKANDRERNRMHNLNDALEELREVLPALPDDSKLTKIETLRLAHNYIWALSETLRIADLTRTPAEPWFSCRSSSPSSSSSSVSSSPPSSSSPAYSACSPGSPHQDALFGLRALVPGVF; encoded by the coding sequence ATGGACGCGCACGCGCACGTGCACGACATCGAGAGCAACAGCTGCGACTTCTTCTCGCTGACGGACGACGACGACGACTCGTGCGCCTCCgcaccgccgccgccgccgcagaAGAAGAAGCGGCGGCGCGGGCGTGCGCGCAGCGCGGCCACCGTGCACGTGGTGAAGAAGAGCCGCCGCCTGAAGGCCAACGACCGGGAACGGAACCGGATGCACAACCTGAACGACGCCCTGGAGGAGCTGCGCGAGGTCCTGCCCGCACTCCCGGATGACAGCAAGCTGACCAAGATCGAGACCCTGCGTCTGGCCCACAACTACATCTGGGCCCTGTCCGAGACCCTGCGCATCGCCGACCTCACCCGGACCCCCGCCGAACCTTGGTTCTCCTGCAGGTCCTCATCACCctcctcatcctcatcatcagTCTCGTCCTCGCCGCCGTCCTCTTCGTCACCGGCCTACAGCGCCTGCAGCCCGGGCAGCCCGCACCAGGACGCGCTCTTCGGCCTGCGGGCCCTGGTCCCGGGAGTCTTCTGA